TTTATAATATTTCCAAGCTTTATTTTTGTAACTGTAGAGCCTTTTTTTGTTGGATGAGAGATTTTATATAAAACTTCATCAGGAATATAAAAGTTTCTATTAATCCCTCCAAAAGGTGTTAAAACTTCATCATAATCGATTAGGTTTTTTGAGATTAAAGTAGAGCTTTCTTCAAGTAAACTTCTATATTTTATCTTCTCATAATCATCATTTGAGATTAAATCTATTAAATAATTCATCTCTCTTAATGTTCCATCTCCTCCACTATACTCCTCTTTTAAAAGAGCTAAAAATAGTGTTTGTTCTTGAAGAGTTAGATTATTGTCTTTGAAAAAATCTTCAAGCATAATAGGGCTTGTTGTTGCACTTATTCTATCTTTTATTCTATTTTCTAAAAGAACTTGTTTTGATTTTAATCTACTTAAACTAGGACTATTTGTATCAAAATTCTTTTTTACAATATTTAGTTGTTGAGCTAAATCTATCTTTAAAAATTGGTCTTGTAAATATTCAAGATGATCCCCATAATTTTTGATTTCAGGTAAGATAAAATCACTACTACCACTCTCTAACATCTTTAAGTAAGAGCTTGAAAGAGTTACATTTGAGTTTATTAGTTCTAGTTTTGAGGCTTCATTTAGTTTTACTTGATCAAATGAGGCTTGAACTATCCAACCATACTCTAAAAGTGATTTTATAATATCAAGTTTTTCTAAATGTTCATATTTCTCAATACTATAAAATTGTCCTAAAACATCAATTACATTTAAGATATCTCTACCATTTATATACTCTTTTGATAGATATTGTAAAATCTTTGCTTCATCAATAGTGCATTTTAATTGTTCATAAAATTTTGTTTCTTCTATATTTTTTGCTTTTAAAAAGTCGATTACTTCTAACATTTATCCCCAAATATTTATATTTAATTGTTATATATTATCTTTTTATCTCTTAACTGCAAATGAATAAAAAAATGATAAAATAGTTGCATTTCAAATAAAAGAGGCAAAATGACTAGAATTTTAAAACCATTAACACTTACTTTTATGCTACTTTTTTTAGCTGCTTGTTCAAATACAAAGGTAATTGAAGCAGTAGGAAATGAGCAAGAAATTGCAAATGAGTGTAGAAATCAGAATTTTAATGTAGAACTAGATTGTTATGATTTAATTGCCCATAAAAATAGTTTTGCACAATTAAGATTAGGTATTGATGCCCAATATAAAGGTAACTTTAAAGAGGCAATGAATAGATTTGAAATAGCAAAAAAACAGAAAAACTTTTATGCAAATGCCTTAATTGCAGAGCTTTATATAAATGGTTTTGGTGTTGAAATGGATGATAAAAAAGCAATTTCTCTTTTAAAAGAGACAAGAAAATTAGACCCAATAGCAGCTTATAAACTATCACTTTTTTATTTAAAGGATAATGAAATAAAAGATGCAATTGAGCTTTTAGAATTTGCTGGTGAGAATGGGGTAAGAGATGCACAAAGTCAATTACAAATTCTTTATTCAAATTCTCAATATATTGATCCTGATTTTGAAAAGAGTATATATTGGCAATCAAAATTAGATGAAAATAATAAAGATTTTATAAAAGAGA
The Aliarcobacter faecis genome window above contains:
- a CDS encoding ATP-binding protein → MLEVIDFLKAKNIEETKFYEQLKCTIDEAKILQYLSKEYINGRDILNVIDVLGQFYSIEKYEHLEKLDIIKSLLEYGWIVQASFDQVKLNEASKLELINSNVTLSSSYLKMLESGSSDFILPEIKNYGDHLEYLQDQFLKIDLAQQLNIVKKNFDTNSPSLSRLKSKQVLLENRIKDRISATTSPIMLEDFFKDNNLTLQEQTLFLALLKEEYSGGDGTLREMNYLIDLISNDDYEKIKYRSLLEESSTLISKNLIDYDEVLTPFGGINRNFYIPDEVLYKISHPTKKGSTVTKIKLGNIIKEQEIFELTSTTKTLDDVVLAPKTKETLDSLLKQVDKNVINRLKAWGIKDKKRGIDAKIIFYGVAGTGKTLTALALAKSLKKDVLSFDCSKILSMYIGESEKNVRNIFDKYNEIKEQTKSEPVLLLNEADQFLSSRSSGTGSSADKMHNQMQNIFLEQIEKFDGILIATTNLLENLDKAFSRRFNYKIEFLKPNFEQRVALWKKLLPANLPLETDFDIEKIAKYELTGGQIELVIKNTAYKLAVLDDAIFKLSDFEEQISKEKKGQFDSENKVGFF
- a CDS encoding tetratricopeptide repeat protein, which encodes MTRILKPLTLTFMLLFLAACSNTKVIEAVGNEQEIANECRNQNFNVELDCYDLIAHKNSFAQLRLGIDAQYKGNFKEAMNRFEIAKKQKNFYANALIAELYINGFGVEMDDKKAISLLKETRKLDPIAAYKLSLFYLKDNEIKDAIELLEFAGENGVRDAQSQLQILYSNSQYIDPDFEKSIYWQSKLDENNKDFIKEIYGR